From the Paenibacillus sp. MMS20-IR301 genome, the window GCCGAGAGCGGCAGTGACATCCTCGTAGCGGCGGCAGCGGGTTCCGGCAAAACGGCCGTGCTCGTCGAACGGATTATCCGCAAAATCAGTGATCAGGAAGCGGGCTTCAGCGTTGACCGGCTGCTGGTAGCAACTTTTACGAAGGCGGCTGCCTCCGAGATGCGCCAGCGTATCCGTGAGGCGCTGGAGCGCAAGCTGGAGGAAAACGCAGATGAGGAGAATGAGCATCTAAGACGGCAGCTCGCCCTGCTGGGCAGGGCTTCGATTACAACGCTGCATTCCTTCTGTCTTGAAGTGATCCGCCGGTATTACCAGCTGATTCCGATTGATCCCGGCTTCCGCATCCTGAATGAGCATGAAGCGGAGATGATGCGCCAGGAGCTGCTCGAAGAGCTGATGGAGGAGAAATACGGCGAGGTTACCGGGGACGGTGAAGACAGTGTGTTCGTGCAGCTGGCCGACTGGTTCAGCGGTGAACGCAGTGATGATGCGGTGCATGCGCTGATTCAGCGCCTGCATGATTTCGCGCGCAGCCATCCCTGGCCGGCACAGTGGCTGCGGGATACCGCGGCCGATTTCTCGCTGCCGGATACGGAGGCGCTGAGCCGCACACCCTGGGTGCATAGCATTCTCGCCGAGGCGAAGCTGACCTTAAGCGGGGCAATCAGCCAGCTGCTGCAGGGCCGGGAAATTGCCCTTCAGCCCGGAGGTCCGGCACCTTATGCGGACAATCTGGCAGCTGACCTCGAGATGGCGCAGGGGCTGCTGGATGCCGTGGAGCATCAGCCCTGGGCGGAGCTGTATGATATTTTCATGGAAATATCCTTCGGCAAGCTGAAGCCGTGCAAGAAGGATTCAACCGATCCGGGGCTGCAGGAGAGTGTTAAGGCCATCCGGGACAATGTGAAAAAAAGCCTGCTGGAGCTGCAAAAATCACTATTCGGCCGTCCGGCGGAAGTATTCCTGGGCGAGCTGCATGAAGCAGCCCCGCTGATGCATGAGCTGGCGGAGACGGTTATCGAATTCGGTGAACGCTACCGGCAGGAGAAGGCCGGGCGGGGGCTGGTCGATTTCAGTGACCTGGAGCATTATTGCCTGCAGATTCTGCGCCATCCGGATTCGCAGCCGGGGCACTCGCTGCCCTCGGATGCTGCGGTGGAGTACCGCAGCCAGTTCGATGAGGTGCTGCTGGATGAATATCAGGATACCAATAGCGTACAGGAGGAGATCGTCCGGCTGATCTCCCGTGAGTCACCCGGCAACCGCTTTATGGTCGGGGATATGAAGCAGAGTATTTACCGTTTCCGTCTGGCAGAGCCGGGACTGTTCCTGGACAAGTACCGCAGCTTCAGCGCCGGGCATTCCTGGCAGGATGGCGGCGGTATCTTCGCTGCTGAGGAACAGGCTGCCGCGCTGGAAGAGGGCTCTATCCAGGAGCATCCAGCGGGCGGCTCTCCGGGAAGCATTGCCGGAGGCGGCTCGGTAATTGACCTGGCCCGTAATTTCCGCAGCCGGATGGAGGTTGTGAATGCGGTGAATATGATTTTCCGGCAGATTATGGACAGCAATGTTGCGGAGATCAGCTATGATGAACGCGCAGAGCTGGTCTACGGGGCGAACTTCCCGGGAGCGGAAGAGAGAGGGCCGGATACGTATTTTGCGCCGGAGCTGCTGCTGATCGATAAAGGCGGGGCTTCATCAGCCCAGCCGCAGCAGGCGGATGAGGAGGACGAGCTGCCTCCGCAGGAGGCCGAAGCGGCAGAGAGTGAGACCGCTCAGCTGGAGGCCCGGGCCATTGCCAGGCGGATTCTGCAGATGACCGGCATGAGCGGCAGCAGCCCGCTGCAGATCTATGATAAGGCGCTGAAGCTGATGCGTCCGGTTGTCTACGGCGACATTGTCATTCTGCTGCGCTCCGCACGGGTATGGACGCCGCTGATGATTGAGGAGCTGCGGAATGAAGGGATTCCGGCGTACGGGGACCAGAACAAAGGATATTTCCAGGCAACGGAAGTGGAGATCGCCCTGTCGCTGCTGCAGATCGTGGACAATCCCCGTCAGGATATCCCGCTCGCCGGAGTTCTGCGCTCCCCGGTAGTCAATCTCAGCGAGGAGGAGCTGGCCAAGGTGCGGCTGTGCAGCGGCGGATCATTCTATGATGCGCTCACGGCAGCGGTCGGGGCCAAGGCCGAAATGGCGCCGGCGTATGACCTCTTTTCCCGGGAACAGGAGATTGTACTCGAAGAAACGGCAGCAGCAGAGGGCAGGGCGGCACTCGCGGAGGTGGACATTGATTCCCGGCTCAGAGAGAAGCTTAAGGCGTTCCTCGATCTGCTTGAAGGCTGGAGAAATGCTGCCCGGCAGGGAAGCCTGAGCGTGTTAATCTGGCGGATTTACCGCGAAAGCGGATATCTGGAATGGGCCGGCGGACTTCCTGGCGGCTTTCAGCGCCAGAACAATCTTAGGGCGCTTTATGACCGGGCGGTTCAATTTGAGAATGAGACCTCAGCCAGAGGTTTGTTCCGCTTCCTGGTCTTTATCTCACGGCTGCGGGAGAATGGCGGCGATCTGGGCGTTGCCGGAGGGAGCAGTGAGGAGGCCGGAGGCGTGCGGATTATGACGATCCATAAATCCAAAGGGCTGGAGTTCCCGGTTGTGTTCCTGGCCGGTATGGCCAAAATGTTCAACCGGCAGGATCTGCATTCCCCATTCCTGATGCACAAGGAGCTGGGCTTCGGTCCCCGCTTCGTGGAGCGGGAATCGCGGGTCAGCTATCCGACGCTTCCCTACCTGGCGATTAACCGCCGTTCCCGGCTGGAGCTGCTGGCCGAGGAAATGCGCGTGCTTTATGTCGGACTGACCCGTCCGCGTGACAAAATGATTCTGGTCGGCACGGTAAGGGATCTGCCGCGTACGGTATCCTCCTGGACGGCCACGCAGGGCCGCGAGGAGCTGCTGCTGGCGGATCATCTGCTTGCCCGGGGGCGCAGCTATCTGGACTGGGTCGGGCCGGCGCTGATCCGCCATCCTGCTGCCGCCATCCTGCGCAAGCTTGCCGGTAGCGAGGGAACGGTATCTTCAGTGCTGCACAGGGACGAGTCCAACTGGAGCATTTCAGCGGTTAACATGCAGGAGCTTGGCTCCGGGGCATTTGCGGCTGCGGATGGCGACAGTGACAAGAACGAGCAGCGCCGGCTCGCGCTTGAAGCGCTCCGGCAGGGCAAAAGTGTCCCGTCACTGGGAACACCGTCTGCAGAGCAGATTGCCTCCCGGCTGGAGTGGGCCTATCCGTATGCAGTGGCATCAGGCATCCCGGCCAAAACATCGGTAACCGAGCTGAAATCATTGTTATCAATGCAGGAGCAGCCTTCTGTTGACCTGCTGGAGGAAGAGTATTTCGCTGGCGGCCGGAAGCCGCGGAGCGGCAGTCCGGGACATGTGGACAGCCTGCATCTGCGGCGGCCGAAATTCATGGAGCAGCGCGGACTTACTGCGGCTGAGCGCGGAACAGCCTATCATACGGTGATGCAGCATGTTCCGCTGGACGGGCAGGCGGACCGGCCGCTGCTGGAAGCGACAGTCGCGCGTCTGGAACGGCTGGCTATTCTGAGCAGGGAGCAGGCGGAGGCAGTGGATCTGGGAGAAGTAGAAGACTTCTATACAAGTGAGCTGGGAATCAGACTGCTGAATTCCGCCTGGAAGACAAGAGAGCAGCCGTTCAGTTATAACGTTCCTGCGCAAGAAGCTTACCGCGGGCTTGATTATCTGGATGCGGCGGCAGCGGGACTTCCGGGTGAAGGGGGCAGTGAAGGCTTCCATGAAGCAGTTCTGATTCAAGGGGTAATTGACTGTCTGTTCCGTGAGGAAGGCCGGCTGATTCTGCTGGATTACAAAACGGATTACGTCCCTGCGCAGGAGGGCGGACTCGATGCGCTTAGGGAGAAATACCGCTTCCAGCTGGAGCTGTACAGCAAGGCGCTGCTTGATATTCTGGGCGAGCCGGTCAGCGAGGTGTGGCTCTACTTTTTTGACGGCGGACATGCGGTGAGGCTGTAATCTGCATTAGGAAGCGTTAAATGCTGTAACGAAAAGCAAAAAAAGGTGAATCACGGACGTGCCGGACAGGTATTTTCAAAGAGTCACAAAGATTTGATAGCTATATAGCTTGAACCGGAAACGTTAAGAGTTATTTGCGATAACAGAATACTCTCAGTAATGGAGCAATTGCATTTTATACACTAAATTCCTTGCTAAACGGCCGGAAAATCCATTCTATTGTATTCCATACAATGCCTTTCTGGAAAATGAGCTGAATATGCCCAAATCCTAAGAAACGAGTGTACAAAATACAATAGAATCTATTTTCAGCCGGATTTAACTGTGATCTATTGTACAAGGTACAATAGAATGAATGCTCTGTTTCTTCACTGTTATGAACACCAAAATCATTGGTTCAATTATATATAGAAAGCACTACGACTATACCGATTGGGAGCGGCAGGAGCGATAGCGTCCGCCATCAGTTTCGGATTTGTGAATTATATATTTATAGGCGGGGCTTAGGAATGATAGTGTGCTGACGGATGATATGAAACCGTTATGGACTGCGGACCACAGCTGTCGCATGCACAGGAGCTTGAGTTTTTAAGTTCATGCTGCTTATTAATCTAAGAAGGCCGCAGGCAAGCGGGGAAAAGAGGGCGGAAAATGCGCATATTGCATACGGGGGACTGGCATCTGGGACGGACGCTGGAGGGCAGGAGCCGGCAGAAGGAGCAGGAGCAGTTCGTGGATGAACTGGTGGACATTGCCGATTCTTCCGGAGCGGATCTGATACTGATGGCGGGGGATGTCTACGACTCGGTGAACCCTCCCGCGGCGGCTGAGCAGCTGTTCTATGATGCTGCAGCCAGACTGACAGCGGGGGGCAGGCCGCTGGTGGTCATTTCGGGCAATCACGATCAGCCGGAGCGTGTAGCCTCTGTGTCTCCGCTTGTCCGCAGACAAGGGATTACGCTGGTGGGGCTGCCGACGGCTGATCCGGTCACGGTGCATGCGGCAAGAACAGGCGAGGTGGCCAAAATCGCTGCGCTGCCCTACCCCTCCGAAGCCCGGCTCGGTGAGCTGCTGGCCGGGGACGGCGGAGAGGCGGAGCTGCGCCTGGCCTACAGTGCGCGTGTCGGCAGGCTGATGAACCTGCTCGGGCGGGAATTTTCGCCGCAGACTGTTAATCTGGCGATGAGCCATATCTATGTTCTGGGGGGGCTGGAGAGCGATTCCGAGCGGCCGATTCAGGTAGGCGGAGCTTATACAGTGGACCCTTCAGCTTTGTCCTGCGGTGCGCAGTATACGGCACTCGGGCATCTGCACCGTGCGCAGCGCGTCAAGGGTGACGGGATGATCCGCTACAGCGGGTCACCGCTGGCCTACAGCTTCTCGGAAGCGGGACAGGCCAAGTCCGTATCCTTGCTTGATATTGCGCCCGGGGGGGAGCCGGTGTTCGAGGAAATCTATCTGCGCTGCGGCCGTCCGCTGGTGAACTGGAAATCCTCCGGCGGGCTGGAGGAAGTCTACCGCTGGCTGGAGGAAGGGCGCGATGCCGATGCTTTCATTGATCTGGAGCTGCGCCTGACCGAGGCGATGTCGATGAATGATATCCAGCGGCTGCGGAAGTCACGGGAAGGCATTGTCCATATCCGTCCGGTCTATCCGCAGATGGAGCAGGAGCTGGAGGAGCTGTCCCGCTCACGCATGCCGGTGCAGGAGCTGTTCCGCAGATTCTATCAGCGGCAGACCGGCGGGGCAGAGCCGGAGGACAGTTTGATTGAGCTGTTCCTGGAGCTGGCAGAGGAGGAGCGGAACGAAGCTGCGGAAGGGGAGGAAATTCACAAATGAAGCCGATATTACTGAAGGTTTCCGGGCTGCAGAGCTACAGGGAGCCGCAGGAGATAGATTTTGCGAGTCTGACCGAGACGGGGCTGTTCGGGATTTTTGGCCCGACCGGCAGCGGCAAATCCAGTCTGCTGGATGCAATTACGCTGGCGATGTACGGCAAGGTGGAACGGGCCGTAAACGGAACCCAGGGCATTATGAACCATTCCGAGGACCAGCTCAGCGTAGCTTTCACTTTCGAGCTAACGTCCGCTTCCGGGGCAAAGCGCTACCGGGTGGAACGGAAATTCAAGCGGACCGGTGAGCAGTCGGTCAGCAGTACGATCTGCCGCTTCATCGAGGTCAAGGCTGACGGCGAGGCCGTGCTGGCCGACAAGCTGGCGGATGTGACCCGCTGTGTGGAAGAGCATATCGGGCTGAAAATGGATGATTTCACCCGGGCGGTCGTACTGCCGCAGGGCAAATTCGCCGAGTTCCTGTCGCTGCGCGGCGTAGACCGCAGGCAGATGCTCCAGCGCCTATTCCATCTGGAACAGTACGGCGACGGGCTGGCGCTTAAGCTGAGCCGCCGTGTTAAGGAGAATGAAGCGGCGCTGCGGGCGCTTGAGGCTGAGCAGCAGGGCCTGGGCAGCGCGGCGAAGGCGGATGTCGAAGCGGCAGCGGTCCGGGTGCAGGATGCTGTGCGCCATGCGGCGGAATGCCGCAAGCGGCTCACGGAGGCGGCGGAGCGTGCTGAGCGCTTCGCCCGCATCCGCGAGCTGCAGGAGGAGCAGTCCCGCCGCGGGCGGCAGCGGCAGGCGCTCCAGGCCCAGGAGGAGCAGATTCTCCTCCTGGAGCAGAAGCTCGGCAAGGCTGACGAAGCCGAGAAGCGGCTCCCCGCGCTAAGCGCCTGGCGCAGTGCGGAAGAGGCCTGGAAGAGCCGTCATGCCCGCGCCGGGGGCCTGGAGGCTCAGGCCGCCGCCGCGGGCATGACGGCGGCGGCGGCAGCGGAGGCGGAAGCAGCGGCACAGGCCGCGCTTTCCGCCGGAGAGCCGGCCCTCCGCGAGGAGGAGGGCCGCTTCCGCCGCGCGCTCGAGCTGGAAGCCGAGCTCGGCGGCCTGCGCCGCGAGCGTGCGGCGCTGCTCGCGCGCCGGGATGAGGCTGCCCGTGGCCTAGCCGCCGGGCAGGAGAGCCTGGCCCGGGAGCGTGAGCTTTTGGCCCGCGGCCAAAAGAAGCAGCGCGAGCTGCAGCAGAGCCTGCAGCCGCTCGCGGTCCGCTCCCAGGAGCGGCAGTCTCTGCAGGAGGCCATGCAGAGACTGCAGGGCCTGCGTGCTGCCGGCGTCCAGCGGGACGCGGCAGCACGGGAACACCGGGAGCGCGCGGCGGTGCTTACCGCGGCGCAGGCGCGCCTCGCCGCCGCCGCTGCCCGGCGGCAGGCGCTGGATGCAAGGCGCGGGGAGCTGCTGGCCGCCGCCGCCCTGCATCTGGAAGAGCTGCAGGCGGCCGAAGGTGCAGCGGAGTCCGCTGCAGACCGCCTGGAGCAGCACACCAGCGCGCTGGAAGCCGCGCTGAAGGACCAGGAGGTCCACAGGCTCTCGCTGGCGCTTGCCCGTGACCTCCGGGACGGCACTCCCTGCCCGGTATGCGGCAGCGAGCATCACCCCTCCCCTGCGCTTACGCAGGAGCAGGGGGAACAAGAGGAGCTGGACAGCCGGCTCCGCCTGGTCCGCGCCCAGGCCCGGCAGGCGCTGGAGACGCGCCATCTGCTGCGCAGCCTGCTGGAGCAGGACGGGGCTTGGCTTGCGCAGCTGGCGGGAGCAGAGGCAGACGAAGCGTTAAGCCAGTCTGCTGCCGCTGTTGAAGCCCCCGGAGCTGCTGGCACCGCAGCCGCCAACGGAGTCCCCGGGGCCGCTGACACCGCTGCTCCTGAGTTTACTGCTGTTACTGCCACACCAGCCGCTGCTGTTACTAATACAGCCGCAGCTGCTGTTAATGCTTCTGCCGCTGCTAACATCAATACGGCACCGGACACAGCTGTTACTGATACAGCTGCCGGCAGCGCAGCCTTGACAGAATCAGCAGAGCTGCCGGGTGAAGCTGCTTTATCAGTTCTGAACGGACAGCTGGCCGGGCTTAAGGCCGGCTCCGCTGACCTGCGCCGTGCAGCGGCGGACTGGCAGCGCTCCCTGCAGGAGCTGGAGCAGCTGTACCACAAGGAAGCTGCAGGCGCAGAAGCTGAGCAGACCTGGGTTCAGGGCCTGGCTGCCAAGGCGGAAGGGCTTGCCTCAGCGGCAGCAGCGCTGCGTGAAGAATGGGACAGCCTCTTTCCGCAGCTCGCCCCTGAACAGGCAGAGGCAGCCTATACCGGAATGCTGGCGAAGGATGAGCAGGCGGAGGAAATCCGCGGCCGGCTGGAGATCAGCGTGAAATTCCTGGACGAGAAAGCTCTGGCCGTGCAGCTACTTCAGGAGCAGCTGGCTGCGCTTGACAAGGAGCTGGCCCAGTGGAGCGCCCAGTTGGAGGGCAAAGAGGAGCTTGCGCGTGACAAGGAGCTGCGGCTCCGGGAATGGACAAGCGGAAGCCCGGCAGCGGAGCTGCTCGCTGGCTGTGAACGCAGGCTGCTGGAGCTGCAGACTGCACTGGAGCGCAGCAGGCAGGGGCACCGCCAGGCTGCGGACAAGGCCAGGCAGGAGGCGCAGGAAGCGGCGGTTGCCCGCCAGGCAGCAGAATCTGCACACGAGCATTACACTGCAGCTGCCTCCCATTGGGAGGAGAGCCTGCAGTCATCGCCGTTTGCTTCAGCGGCTGAGGTTGAAGCGGCATCGCTTACGGCAGCAGAGCGGATACAGGCTGCTGAGCGGGTGCGGTTACACCGCGAGGAGGAAGCGGAATGTACAGTGCAGCTGCGGAATATAGAGGAGAAGCTCGCCGGTGCGGTGCTGAGCAGCGAGGAGTGGCAGGAGAGCCAGGAATCCCTGCGTAAGTGCAAGGAAGAAGATGAGAGCTCCCTGCAAGCCCGGGCACGGGCGGAGCGTGATCTGGAGGATCTGCAGCAGCGCCATATCCGCTGGATGGAGCTGGATGGCCAGCGGGCAGGGCATGCTGCGCTTCAGAATCAGCTGTCCAAGCTGCAGTCCGTACTGCGCGGAAATGCTTTTGTAGAATATGTAGCTGAAGAACAGCTGATGCAGGTGTGTCAGGCTGCATCGCAGCGGCTCCGTTTCCTGAGCAAGCAGCGTTATGCGCTGGAGGTGGATTCCGGCGGTGGTTTTGTCATCCGGGATGACGGCAACGGTGGTGTGAAACGCCCGGTTTCCACGCTGTCCGGCGGGGAGACCTTCCTGACTTCGCTGTCGCTGGCGCTGGCTTTATCAGCCCAGATTCAGCTGCGCGGGCAGTATCCGCTGCAATTTTTCTTCTTGGATGAGGGCTTTGGCACACTGGACCCGGATCTGCTGGATACAGTAATCACCTCCCTGGAACGGCTGCATAGCGACCAGCTGTCTGTAGGCATCATCAGCCATGTCCCTGAGCTCCGGGCACGGCTTCCGCGTAAGCTGATTGTTGTCCCTGCAGAGCAGGGCGGCGGGGGTTCGCGTATCGTTTTGGAAAAAATGTAAAGCTTGGGGTTGACTGTGACAACGATCACAGATACACCTTCAACCCCCTGTTATAATACAGCTAAGCCGACATCATTTGAAACACCTCGGCGGACGTATGACAGGGAATTTGTTCCTTCTCATACGTCCGCCGCCGAAGCAGCTTATATAAGCTGTCAAGGGTGTTTCTTTTTTTTGTCTTTTTATCTGTAGAAGTGAAATAACCCCGCCGGAGTCCGGCGGGGTCTGTTTTATTGTTAATTCCGCTATGGAGCTGAAAAATCCGGAGTCCGCAGTGGCGGCGCCCGGAATTTAGTTGGATTTCCTCCACTTATTCATGAATAGATTAACCCGTCTCAAACAGCAGATGGAAAAACAGCACTTAATTTTGGCCTGATCAGCCAAAACTGGGGAAATGTATAAAATTAAGTGACGTTTATCCACCTAATTCCTGCAAAAGCCCCAAATCCGCGAAATTAAGATACGTTTGTCCAACTAAATAAAAAGTACTTAAGATTTGACGCGCAGCTTGACCGGGAAGCGGCGACCAGTCGGATTTCCGCCCGTCCGCCCCCAGAGCGCCGCCGTCCGCCCCCGTCCGCCCCCGTCCGCCCCCGGAGCGCAGCTGGCTACGACAGCCGGCGGCCGCGCAAGCTTCCGGAGCAGCTATCCTGAGGGAAGCTTTCAGGCGGACACAATCGCTCCTACAGTTCCAAACTTCTCTTCTGCCGCTTTTCCCTTATTGTATTTTCATGTTCAATCTATACAGTGCCTCTTAATGTAACTCCGCCTTCGGTGCGAAGTGTGCTGCTGGCTTTTTCAGTAGCTGATATTGACTTCGATGTCCTGCTCGTAATTCCCGAACTTCCTGCCGAACAGGCTGACGCCCCCGGGTCTGCGGGCAGTGGCATCCGATTCGATTCTGAACTGTATCTCTTCCATTGGAGCGACTGGGATATCCCGTGCGGCCACACCGGACAGGCGGATGCCGTCCATGAAGGTTCCTTCCTCAGCTATCAGCAGTGTCTTGAGCAATCCATGCTGGGTACTGCCCGGCTCCCACCACGCAGGGGTGAGCTTGCCCCTTACCGCCCCGAAATCTCCGGGTGAAGTCCAGGTTCCGACATTTACACCGTTTAGGCTAAATACAATAT encodes:
- a CDS encoding UvrD-helicase domain-containing protein: MSTRPVFEKKPEGSLWSDDQWRAIAESGSDILVAAAAGSGKTAVLVERIIRKISDQEAGFSVDRLLVATFTKAAASEMRQRIREALERKLEENADEENEHLRRQLALLGRASITTLHSFCLEVIRRYYQLIPIDPGFRILNEHEAEMMRQELLEELMEEKYGEVTGDGEDSVFVQLADWFSGERSDDAVHALIQRLHDFARSHPWPAQWLRDTAADFSLPDTEALSRTPWVHSILAEAKLTLSGAISQLLQGREIALQPGGPAPYADNLAADLEMAQGLLDAVEHQPWAELYDIFMEISFGKLKPCKKDSTDPGLQESVKAIRDNVKKSLLELQKSLFGRPAEVFLGELHEAAPLMHELAETVIEFGERYRQEKAGRGLVDFSDLEHYCLQILRHPDSQPGHSLPSDAAVEYRSQFDEVLLDEYQDTNSVQEEIVRLISRESPGNRFMVGDMKQSIYRFRLAEPGLFLDKYRSFSAGHSWQDGGGIFAAEEQAAALEEGSIQEHPAGGSPGSIAGGGSVIDLARNFRSRMEVVNAVNMIFRQIMDSNVAEISYDERAELVYGANFPGAEERGPDTYFAPELLLIDKGGASSAQPQQADEEDELPPQEAEAAESETAQLEARAIARRILQMTGMSGSSPLQIYDKALKLMRPVVYGDIVILLRSARVWTPLMIEELRNEGIPAYGDQNKGYFQATEVEIALSLLQIVDNPRQDIPLAGVLRSPVVNLSEEELAKVRLCSGGSFYDALTAAVGAKAEMAPAYDLFSREQEIVLEETAAAEGRAALAEVDIDSRLREKLKAFLDLLEGWRNAARQGSLSVLIWRIYRESGYLEWAGGLPGGFQRQNNLRALYDRAVQFENETSARGLFRFLVFISRLRENGGDLGVAGGSSEEAGGVRIMTIHKSKGLEFPVVFLAGMAKMFNRQDLHSPFLMHKELGFGPRFVERESRVSYPTLPYLAINRRSRLELLAEEMRVLYVGLTRPRDKMILVGTVRDLPRTVSSWTATQGREELLLADHLLARGRSYLDWVGPALIRHPAAAILRKLAGSEGTVSSVLHRDESNWSISAVNMQELGSGAFAAADGDSDKNEQRRLALEALRQGKSVPSLGTPSAEQIASRLEWAYPYAVASGIPAKTSVTELKSLLSMQEQPSVDLLEEEYFAGGRKPRSGSPGHVDSLHLRRPKFMEQRGLTAAERGTAYHTVMQHVPLDGQADRPLLEATVARLERLAILSREQAEAVDLGEVEDFYTSELGIRLLNSAWKTREQPFSYNVPAQEAYRGLDYLDAAAAGLPGEGGSEGFHEAVLIQGVIDCLFREEGRLILLDYKTDYVPAQEGGLDALREKYRFQLELYSKALLDILGEPVSEVWLYFFDGGHAVRL
- a CDS encoding exonuclease SbcCD subunit D: MRILHTGDWHLGRTLEGRSRQKEQEQFVDELVDIADSSGADLILMAGDVYDSVNPPAAAEQLFYDAAARLTAGGRPLVVISGNHDQPERVASVSPLVRRQGITLVGLPTADPVTVHAARTGEVAKIAALPYPSEARLGELLAGDGGEAELRLAYSARVGRLMNLLGREFSPQTVNLAMSHIYVLGGLESDSERPIQVGGAYTVDPSALSCGAQYTALGHLHRAQRVKGDGMIRYSGSPLAYSFSEAGQAKSVSLLDIAPGGEPVFEEIYLRCGRPLVNWKSSGGLEEVYRWLEEGRDADAFIDLELRLTEAMSMNDIQRLRKSREGIVHIRPVYPQMEQELEELSRSRMPVQELFRRFYQRQTGGAEPEDSLIELFLELAEEERNEAAEGEEIHK
- a CDS encoding SMC family ATPase, which encodes MKPILLKVSGLQSYREPQEIDFASLTETGLFGIFGPTGSGKSSLLDAITLAMYGKVERAVNGTQGIMNHSEDQLSVAFTFELTSASGAKRYRVERKFKRTGEQSVSSTICRFIEVKADGEAVLADKLADVTRCVEEHIGLKMDDFTRAVVLPQGKFAEFLSLRGVDRRQMLQRLFHLEQYGDGLALKLSRRVKENEAALRALEAEQQGLGSAAKADVEAAAVRVQDAVRHAAECRKRLTEAAERAERFARIRELQEEQSRRGRQRQALQAQEEQILLLEQKLGKADEAEKRLPALSAWRSAEEAWKSRHARAGGLEAQAAAAGMTAAAAAEAEAAAQAALSAGEPALREEEGRFRRALELEAELGGLRRERAALLARRDEAARGLAAGQESLARERELLARGQKKQRELQQSLQPLAVRSQERQSLQEAMQRLQGLRAAGVQRDAAAREHRERAAVLTAAQARLAAAAARRQALDARRGELLAAAALHLEELQAAEGAAESAADRLEQHTSALEAALKDQEVHRLSLALARDLRDGTPCPVCGSEHHPSPALTQEQGEQEELDSRLRLVRAQARQALETRHLLRSLLEQDGAWLAQLAGAEADEALSQSAAAVEAPGAAGTAAANGVPGAADTAAPEFTAVTATPAAAVTNTAAAAVNASAAANINTAPDTAVTDTAAGSAALTESAELPGEAALSVLNGQLAGLKAGSADLRRAAADWQRSLQELEQLYHKEAAGAEAEQTWVQGLAAKAEGLASAAAALREEWDSLFPQLAPEQAEAAYTGMLAKDEQAEEIRGRLEISVKFLDEKALAVQLLQEQLAALDKELAQWSAQLEGKEELARDKELRLREWTSGSPAAELLAGCERRLLELQTALERSRQGHRQAADKARQEAQEAAVARQAAESAHEHYTAAASHWEESLQSSPFASAAEVEAASLTAAERIQAAERVRLHREEEAECTVQLRNIEEKLAGAVLSSEEWQESQESLRKCKEEDESSLQARARAERDLEDLQQRHIRWMELDGQRAGHAALQNQLSKLQSVLRGNAFVEYVAEEQLMQVCQAASQRLRFLSKQRYALEVDSGGGFVIRDDGNGGVKRPVSTLSGGETFLTSLSLALALSAQIQLRGQYPLQFFFLDEGFGTLDPDLLDTVITSLERLHSDQLSVGIISHVPELRARLPRKLIVVPAEQGGGGSRIVLEKM